The genomic region GCCTGCCGTAGCCTGACAGCTCGACCATTTTCGGGTCGATCATCAGCATCCGCACCTCGTCCGGTTTGCAGCACATCAGAATCGACACGATGATCGCGTTCAAACAAACCGACTTACCCGTACCCGTTCGACCAGCGATCAAAAGGTGAGGCATTTTGGCGAGGTCGACCGGCATGGGATCGCCCGAAACATCTTGGCCCAGGAACACCGGAATGTTCATCTTCGTAATGCGAGAGTCCGATTGCTCGATCACGTCCCGCAACCGGACGACCTGACGAACATCATTGGGGACCTCGATCCCGACGGTGTTCTTGCCAGGAATCGGTGCGACCACGCGGACGCTCGGTACCCGCAAAGCAATCGCAAGGTCGTCCGCCAATGCGCTGATTTTGTTCAGCCGCAAACCAGGTTCGAGTTCAATTTCGTACTGTGCAATGACCGGCCCCAAGGTGATGTTCGTCACCCGCACCTTGCAACCGAAGTTGCAAATCGTGTCCTGCAACAGGATCGCCTTCTTGTTTGCATCCGCTTCCTGTTCGGCGTAGTCGAACCCGTCGCTGCTTTCCAATAACTCCAGACTTGGCAACCGATAGTCCGACATCTCGTCGGCGGAATCCTTGACGGCAGCATCAAGCTCTTCCCGCATGTTGTTACGCCGAGGCGTCTGAATGCTGGGCGGTTCCACCGGATGCGACTCGTCCTTGCGCAACGCCAAGAGTTCCTCTTCGACGGTTAACTCGCGAGTGGCTGGCTCTTCTTCCTCTTCGTATTCATATTCGTACTCATACTCGTCTTCGCCCTCAGCGGTGGCATCGTCCGCGGCTGCTTCCTGGTCGGCAGCGGATGCCGCAGCGGTGAGTCCTGCTGCGGCGGCGAGCCCAGCGGTGATGGCGGCGGCCTTGGCCAATCCGCTTTTCGGTTTTGCCGCCTCGGCCGCTTCGGCTTCCGCAGCAGCCAACTCGGCCGCCGCCTGAGCTGCCTCTTCAGCAATCCGGCCTGGCGAGCGAATGGAAATCTGGGGCTCGGGCGGATCGATGCGTTCTTCCACAATCGGCGGAGTCTCGCCGTCCAGCATGATTGGCGTTTCGAGGTCCGAAAACGGTTGACGACGACGTTTCAGCGTGACCGGCATCACACCGGCTGCACGTGCAAGCGACTTGCGTGAGACGGTGGCCCCGCCCACCACGACTTTCTTCCCCGCGTAGATCAGCATGTAATCGGTCGTCAAAAGCAAACCGACGGCCAGCACTGACAACGTCAAAATCCAGGAGCCAACCGGGTGAAAATGCTGCAATAGGAACGTCGAGCCCATCGCCCCCAAGTAGCCACCATTCCCGACAACTGGCATCCCCACCATGTCAATCTGCGTCATCGCCGCCCCGGTACAAACGGCGGTCAAAACAATGCAGCCGCCCAACGAACGCAGCACGGGCGCGTTCATTTGCCCGCGAACCAGCAGTGCCGTCGCGACCCCGCCCCCGGCCGCAATGATCAGCGAGACGCCAATTCCGACGGCATCAAATAAGACCGATGAAATCAACGCTCCCAAAGAACCGCACGCGTTTTGGACCGTCGCGTTGGGTGGGTACACGGCCGCGTCGGGCAAATAGAACTGCGATATCGGCCAGATGTCATTGGGAACCGTGTCCGCTGGATCGTGCGTCAACACGGCGACAAAGGTCAGCAACGTCGCGCCGACAATGGCGAGAGCCGGGATATCGCGGCGCAGGGAAACGGAGCGAACCGCTTCCGCTTCGGGGTTGGCTTGGGCCGCGGTCGACATGGGCAGCTCGGCAGGTAAAAAAATAAATCGAATACACTCAATTCGGTTTATCGTCAGCCAACCGGTCCAATGTTGACCGAGAAATCGGCCCAACCGGAAAAACCAGTGTGTGAAACACAACTAGCCCTAACCGGCACCATCCAACCCACGCCGTCCACACCGACTCGGATTAACAACTAACAATTCAATCAATCACTTAGCTCCAGCAATCCCTACTGGGACTCCCCCCAGCGATAAGCCAATATCGACGGAGATCAACTGAACCAAGGCCACACGCGGTTTCCGTCAAATCAACGAGTGGTCCCCTAACCAAAGGCCGGGGTGTCGATCACAATGACCACAAACCTCGCTTCTGCGGAAGTAATCAGCCTGTCTCGAGCCCAATAGTCCTAGTCCATGCCTCGTCTTTTAGTCATCGACGACGACCGCGCCATCTGTGCACTCGCCGAAAAAGCACTCGCTTCGATTGCCGACATCACCACGGCCGGGACGGCCGCGGCGGGACTGGACCTGGTTCGCCAGGGCGATTTCGACGCGGTTTTGCTGGACATTCAACTGCCCGACCAGAGCGGCCTGGCTGTGTATTGTGAAATCCGGGAACACGACCGGCGAATCCCAGTCATCTTCATGACCGTCGAAGCGGCCAGTAACACAGCGATCGAAGCGATGCAGCTCGGTGCGTTTGACTACATCGGTAAGCCACTGTCCGTCGAACCGCTGCGGAATTTGGTCGAGAAAGCGATCGAGCAACGCCAAATCAGCAGCGTGCCGGTTGCGATTTCAGCCGACGAGGACGACCTGGATTCATCCAAAGACCTTTTCATCGGGCGTTCGCCCGCAATGTTGCAGGTGTTCAAGGCGATCGGAAAGGTCGCCAAGCAGAACGTGCCGATCCTGATCCGCGGCGAAAGCGGGACGGGGAAGGAGCTGGTTGCACGGGCGCTGTTTAATTACAGCCACCGCAGCGATGAGATTTTCCTGGCGGTGAACTGTGCCGCTCTACCGGATAATTTGCTGGAAAGCGAGCTATTTGGTCACGAAAAAGGCGCCTTCACAGGAGCCGAAAGCCGGCGAACGGGCAAGTTTGAACAGTGCAACGGCGGGACGCTTTTTCTAGATGAAATTGGTGACATGGCACTCACCGTGCAGGCCAAGTTCTTGCGGGTTTTGCAGGAACAGCGATTCGAGCGTCTCGGCGGAAACAAGGAACTGACCACCGACGTCCGGATTGTGGCGGCCACCAACCGCCCGCTCGAGCAAATGGTGGCGGACGACGAATATCGCGAAGATTTGCTGTATCGACTCAACGGCGTCACGATTGAACTGCCGCCTTTGCGAGAACGACTGAGCGACGTGCCCGCGCTGATTCGCTTTTTCCTGGCTCAGGCAAGACGTGAGTTCAACAAGCCCGATCTCGAAGGCCTCTCGCCTGAAGCAGTGGACATGCTGACGGCTTACACCTGGCCGGGTAACGTTCGGCAGCTACGTGCCGTCATCCGACGCTGTGTGCTCGACGCCGTCTTGCCCGTCATCACGCCAGACATTCTGCCCACCGAAGTCGTCCAGGGTGGCTCCCATTCGAACTCCAACGGCTTAGCCGATTCCAGTAAATCGGCGGCTGCCGGCTCCACCGCCCTCTCAGACGTCGCTGCTGTTCCGGGCGTTTCGGATGCATCTACCCCAAATGCGTCCACTCCCAACGCATCCGACCCCGACGTCTCGAATGCAGAGGTCACAAATGCAGAGGTCTCGGATACTCCCACCGGAGCGGATGGCACCGAATTGCCGCAATTGGTACGACGCCTGCTCAAAGAGAAGTCCACCAATGTGTATGCCGAAGCGATGGAATACATGGAGCAATACGTGCTGATGCAGGTATTGCAAGAAACGGACGGTAACCAAAGCCAAGCGGCTGAGATCCTGGGCATCACCCGCGGCAAACTGCGGGATCGGATCAACACCTACCGGATCAGGCTGAAGGGCGACGTCTCGCAAGAAAAATAGATCCGCGACGTGCATTCAGCCAGCTCGATTGCCAACACCAGCACACCGCATGGGGGGGTCTGCTCGCAACGTGGCGCTCGTTATTTCCTCGAAGTCAGCGATTCACCCAAATTCAGCGATTCACCGGAAATCGGCGGCATCGCTTTGTAGCCGGCGTCCCATTTCCCCTCGCTTGAGCGTTGAAATCGGCATCCAGCCCCCCCGGAA from Neorhodopirellula lusitana harbors:
- a CDS encoding DNA translocase FtsK, with translation MSTAAQANPEAEAVRSVSLRRDIPALAIVGATLLTFVAVLTHDPADTVPNDIWPISQFYLPDAAVYPPNATVQNACGSLGALISSVLFDAVGIGVSLIIAAGGGVATALLVRGQMNAPVLRSLGGCIVLTAVCTGAAMTQIDMVGMPVVGNGGYLGAMGSTFLLQHFHPVGSWILTLSVLAVGLLLTTDYMLIYAGKKVVVGGATVSRKSLARAAGVMPVTLKRRRQPFSDLETPIMLDGETPPIVEERIDPPEPQISIRSPGRIAEEAAQAAAELAAAEAEAAEAAKPKSGLAKAAAITAGLAAAAGLTAAASAADQEAAADDATAEGEDEYEYEYEYEEEEEPATRELTVEEELLALRKDESHPVEPPSIQTPRRNNMREELDAAVKDSADEMSDYRLPSLELLESSDGFDYAEQEADANKKAILLQDTICNFGCKVRVTNITLGPVIAQYEIELEPGLRLNKISALADDLAIALRVPSVRVVAPIPGKNTVGIEVPNDVRQVVRLRDVIEQSDSRITKMNIPVFLGQDVSGDPMPVDLAKMPHLLIAGRTGTGKSVCLNAIIVSILMCCKPDEVRMLMIDPKMVELSGYGRLPHLMHPVITDMKKAEAILGWAVDKMEERYSLLAKAGVRHINSYNDLGREEVLRRLEVDEADGGSDVPDKLPFIVIVADEMADLMMTAGKDVEQHIIRLAQKSRAVGIHLILATQKPTVDVITGLIKSNLPARLSFQVASKTDSRVVLDENGADKLLGNGDMLFLWPGTSSLIRGQGTYLSDAEIDRVCDYCSSGGEQKFVGELMNIKVDDDGEGGGELDVDSLRKKDELYESAIEVVIREGRGSLSLIQRCLGIGYGRAARLVDYMAEDGIVGQYNGSKSREVLLSMEQWNAMQGIEPEDDEPVSEPAKKSVASAQQAAAAVAESSEEESEYEEYEAEDYGDEYEDVDED
- a CDS encoding sigma-54-dependent transcriptional regulator — its product is MPRLLVIDDDRAICALAEKALASIADITTAGTAAAGLDLVRQGDFDAVLLDIQLPDQSGLAVYCEIREHDRRIPVIFMTVEAASNTAIEAMQLGAFDYIGKPLSVEPLRNLVEKAIEQRQISSVPVAISADEDDLDSSKDLFIGRSPAMLQVFKAIGKVAKQNVPILIRGESGTGKELVARALFNYSHRSDEIFLAVNCAALPDNLLESELFGHEKGAFTGAESRRTGKFEQCNGGTLFLDEIGDMALTVQAKFLRVLQEQRFERLGGNKELTTDVRIVAATNRPLEQMVADDEYREDLLYRLNGVTIELPPLRERLSDVPALIRFFLAQARREFNKPDLEGLSPEAVDMLTAYTWPGNVRQLRAVIRRCVLDAVLPVITPDILPTEVVQGGSHSNSNGLADSSKSAAAGSTALSDVAAVPGVSDASTPNASTPNASDPDVSNAEVTNAEVSDTPTGADGTELPQLVRRLLKEKSTNVYAEAMEYMEQYVLMQVLQETDGNQSQAAEILGITRGKLRDRINTYRIRLKGDVSQEK